The DNA region TGTGACATCTTCCTAACACTTATAATAATAATGGTAGGAGAGTTGTAAAGGAGTACGTACGGTCAGCAACTTGTCTAAGGCCTGAAGACCATCGGATTGGATGAAGTTGATTTTATGATCAACACCAGCATTCTTGATGAACTCTAAACCCATCTCGTAAGCTTCTTTATCAATATCTATTGCAGTAATCTGTATATATATCCAAAGAGCTCATAAACGTTAGCAGTTCTTAtagtttttatcattttttggaaatttaagGATAAAATTGTTGCATGCATACACGGCCATCTTCAGGCAATGCAAGGGCCGTCGCGAGCAACGAGTAGCCCGTGAAAACACCGAGTTCTAGCGTGTTCTTGGCgttcatcatttttaaaagcatcGATAGAAAGTGTCCCTCATCAACCGGTACCTCCATCTCGCTTCTACACACATAAAAACCACATATTCTTTGTTGTTAGTATAATCTTTATTTGTATTTCCAACAAAATTGTCTTATTTAGTGTGAACACAAATGGTAAAAAAAGTAACTGGTTGCGCTTACACTtgaaaatctttattttttttttttgctaaaaagacCTTACAAAACTTGAAAGCAAAAGGAGTGTGATCTTATAGACTCTCATAACATACTAGCTCAAAGTCAATAATTGTTATTGAAACATGGACAAGGGAGTTTGTATTAGCCAGACTTACAAATTGCCATACTTTTGGACCGTAGCTTCTCGTAGTTTCTTGAGCTCTTCATGCTCTCTTGGATATGCCATTGTTTCAAGGATGTACTGTATCAAAAGTATTGATTCACAACAACCGTATTATGTATGGGTTGGTTCGGATTTAGCATTCACATATCAGACATGATTAAAGTTCAGTTTTGCAGACCAAACAAGAATTTAAAACCCGAACAACAGTACTTTTTTCTTTGGTAACAAAGATGTGCAACACCAGAACTTTCCGGGATGTCTATTACTCTTGTCCAAGCATGTTTAATGCGAAAATCCGATGGGATTAAGTGCGTTGAAAAAACCGGAACAACAAATTGAAGAAAAATCTACTGATTGACTAACATACCTTTTTGAGTTCCTCGTTCTTGAGAATTCCTTTGGACGGAATCAAATTCTCCATATCTGGTTCCATCTTGTGATGCCTTCAACTTCAAAAAAGCTTTGCAATACTTATGGACATATAAATATAGTACTTTCCtatcctttctttttcttttgtactATTATCCTTTATAGTGGCTTTATTACCTTTTATAGTGTTATCTTCATTACTTTATTAAATGAGAATCGCAACAGCTGATAGAGTTGGTGGCATGGCATAATCAAAAGATATCAATAGCTTTGCAGTTGGCACCACGTTTACCCTGAGATAGTATCTGATGGGTTCGACATTCAAAGTGATACCTTTAAATTTACAGCGATAAAGAAGTTAACGTTTATGTGCTACTTTTAATAAAACGACTTGGATAAGCTGCAAAAAGCGGTGCGTCGTGTCGGGGTGGTATAGAAAGTAGACGTCCTGGTTACATGATGGCGGTAATGAGTAGCATGGCCATTTCaagaaattcttttttttttgtttttgtttggaaGTCTAGTACTGTATCTTTTAAACCAAATTGTATACATATTAAGACTCTAACTAGTGACCAATAAGGAATGGAACAACCGGGAAAAgagtgaagaaaaaaaataataagaatattattttttattgttctttccCGGATTTCataaagaatatatttattttttaatttttttaaactaaaaaaatgaaaagaaatattggaaaaaaatatttcttataaatGGTGTCAAATTTAaagaatgaaaataaaataattattcgcattttttataaatgttgtCAAATGTTGTCAAGGAATAAAGAGAAATTAGATATTTCCACTCATTTTTTTGTCACCCATTGGAGTGTTaactttttaattgttttatgaactttttttACAGGTCATTTTTTAATTGTATAGATACGTActcctaaaacaaaattttctctcACTGAATACATCTAATGAATGCTACGTCCTAGCTAATGTGATGGCATTCTGCTTTGCTTTCTCAAGTGACCAACAATTCAGTTCTGTTTTTAGCTTTATTACAAAATCGGTAGGTCAGCGTTAATGAGATATAGAAGTACACAAACATACTTTTATTACCCATTATTATTCTCAACAAATAGTACTTAAATTGGTTGGCTACTTTAAGAAAGTTGGTTCATATTCAAATCCAAGTTATTTCTCCTTATGGTATATATATTCATCTTGATCagctttgctttgctttgccattctttttttttttttttttgtaacttacagctttgctttgctttgccATTCTTACGTCTCCGTTTTGTTTGTtatctaagtttataaaatcacattttcgGTATACAAGTCTTCGTTAAATATCTATgaataaaaaagtaaaagtaagaAGATGAAAAGAGACAGCGAATGAAAATTCACAAAATACTCTTTAGAAACTCATTAAACACACATCAGTTTTAAGAAGTTAAatctttaaaacaaaataattttta from Raphanus sativus cultivar WK10039 chromosome 8, ASM80110v3, whole genome shotgun sequence includes:
- the LOC108822083 gene encoding putative caffeoyl-CoA O-methyltransferase At1g67980 isoform X1, whose amino-acid sequence is MEPDMENLIPSKGILKNEELKKYILETMAYPREHEELKKLREATVQKYGNLSEMEVPVDEGHFLSMLLKMMNAKNTLELGVFTGYSLLATALALPEDGRITAIDIDKEAYEMGLEFIKNAGVDHKINFIQSDGLQALDKLLTENPKPEFDFAFVDADKPNYANALERLMKLVKVGGIIAFDNTLWFGFVAEEEETVPVHMRVNRKALMELNKQLASDPRIEVSQVSIGDGVTLCRRLV
- the LOC108822083 gene encoding putative caffeoyl-CoA O-methyltransferase At1g67980 isoform X2 — translated: MEPDMENLIPSKGILKNEELKKYILETMAYPREHEELKKLREATVQKSEMEVPVDEGHFLSMLLKMMNAKNTLELGVFTGYSLLATALALPEDGRITAIDIDKEAYEMGLEFIKNAGVDHKINFIQSDGLQALDKLLTENPKPEFDFAFVDADKPNYANALERLMKLVKVGGIIAFDNTLWFGFVAEEEETVPVHMRVNRKALMELNKQLASDPRIEVSQVSIGDGVTLCRRLV